The DNA region CGCGGTACTGACCATCGCGCTGATGTTCCTACTCGTCAACTTCCTGGTGGACCTGCTCTACGGCTACCTCGACCCACGGGTGCGGCACCGGTGACCCGCCGACTGGTCGGTCTACTGCTGGGCAACCCGCTGGCCCTGGCCGGGTTGCTGGTGCTGACGGTGCTGACGGTGGTCGCCGTGGCCGGGCCGTGGCTGGCACCGTACGACCCCAACGCCGTCGACGTGCCCGGCCGGTTGGCGGCACCGTCGCCGCAGCACCCGTTCGGCACCGACAACCTGGGCCGCGACGTACTCAGCCGGGTGCTGGTCGGTGCCCGGGTGTCGCTGCAGGTGGGGCTGGTCGCGGTCGGCATCTCGCTGGCCGCCGGGCTCATCATCGGTCTGATCGCCGGCTACTACGCCGGCGCGGCCGACGCGGTGCTGATGCGCAGCATGGACGTGCTGTTCGCGTTCCCGGCGATCCTGCTGGCCATCGCCGTCCTGGCGATCCTCGGACCCGGCATCACCAACGCGATGATCGCCATCGGCATCGTCTACACCCCGATCTTCGCCCGGATCGTGCGGGCCGCGACGATGGTTGCCACCACCCAGCTGTACGTGCTGGCCGCCCGCGCGGTCGGTGCCGGTGACCTGCGGATCCTCGTCCGACACGTGGTGCCGAACATCGCCGCGCCGGTGATCGTGCAGACCTCGCTCAGCCTGGCGTTCGCCATCCTGGCCGAGGCGGCGCTGTCGTTCCTCGGCCTCGGGGTGCAGCGCCCCGACCCGGCCTGGGGCCGGATGCTCGCCGAAGGCCGCGAGTTCGTCGGTCAGGCACCCTGGATGGGGATCTTCCCCGGCCTGGCGATCCTCGGCACCGTCCTGGCGTTCAACCTGGTCGGCGACGGACTCCGGGATGTGCTCGACCCCCGGCAGCGGTCGGTCGTCGAGTCGAGGGGGCGGGCCGGATGAGCGGCGGGCCGGCGGGCGACGCCCCGGCGACCGACGGTCCGGTGCTGTCGGTACGTGACCTGACGGTGCGCATCGGCACCCGGCGCGGCGTCGCCCGGGTGGTCAACGGGGTCAGCTACGACGTGCGTGCCGGTGAGACCCTGGCCATCGTCGGGGAATCCGGCTCCGGCAAGACCGTCGCCGCGCTGGCGGTGATGGGGCTGCTCGACGAACCGGCCCGGGTCAGCGGCCAGGTGCTGCTGGGCGGCACCGACCTGCTGGCACTCGGCGAACGTCAGTTGCGCCGGGTGCGGGGCAACCGGATCGCGATGGTCTTCCAGGACCCGATGACGTCGCTCAACCCGGTCAGGACCATCGGGGCGCAGCTCGTCGAACCGATCGTGCTGCACGGCCTGGCCAGCGGCGCCGCCGCCCGGGACCGGGCCGCCGACCTGCTCGACCAGGTCGGGCTGCCGGACGCCCGGCGGCGGCTGGACGACTACCCGCACCACTTCTCCGGCGGCATGCGCCAGCGGGTCATGATCGCCATGGCGTTGGCCTGTGAGCCCCGGGTGTTGCTCGCCGACGAGGCGACCACCGCGCTGGACGTCACCACCCAGGCGCAGATCCTCGACGTCGTCGCCGGCCTGCAGCAGCGGCTCGGCCTGGCGGTCGTGTGGATCACCCACGATCTCGGGGTGGTGGCCGGCATCGCCGACCGGGTCGCGGTGATGTACGCCGGCCGGATCCTGGAGGAGGCGGGGGTCGACGACCTGTACGCCGCGCCCCGGCACCCGTACACCATCGGGTTGCTCGCGGCGGTGCCGCGCGTCGGCGTCGCCCGGCCCCGCCGGTTGGCGACGATCCCCGGCCAGCCGCCCGACCCGACGGCGCTGCCGGCGGGCTGTCCGTTCCATCCGCGCTGCGGCTACCGGTACGACGACCGGGCGGCCACCGAGGTACCGCCGCTGCGGACCGTCGCCGCCGGCGGGCACCGGGTGGCCTGCTTCTACGACGTCCCGGCGGGCCGGGATGGCTGACCGCGCACCGCTGCTGCGGGTCACCGACCTGCGGGTGCACTTCCCGCAGCGCGGCCAGGGCCGGCCGGGTCGCCCCGCCGGGCCGGTACGGGCGGTGGACGGGGTGAGCTTCCAGGTCGGCGCCGGTGAGACGCTCGGGCTGGTCGGCGAGTCCGGCTGCGGCAAGAGCACCACCGGGCT from Solwaraspora sp. WMMD791 includes:
- a CDS encoding ABC transporter ATP-binding protein; the protein is MSGGPAGDAPATDGPVLSVRDLTVRIGTRRGVARVVNGVSYDVRAGETLAIVGESGSGKTVAALAVMGLLDEPARVSGQVLLGGTDLLALGERQLRRVRGNRIAMVFQDPMTSLNPVRTIGAQLVEPIVLHGLASGAAARDRAADLLDQVGLPDARRRLDDYPHHFSGGMRQRVMIAMALACEPRVLLADEATTALDVTTQAQILDVVAGLQQRLGLAVVWITHDLGVVAGIADRVAVMYAGRILEEAGVDDLYAAPRHPYTIGLLAAVPRVGVARPRRLATIPGQPPDPTALPAGCPFHPRCGYRYDDRAATEVPPLRTVAAGGHRVACFYDVPAGRDG
- a CDS encoding ABC transporter permease, which codes for MTRRLVGLLLGNPLALAGLLVLTVLTVVAVAGPWLAPYDPNAVDVPGRLAAPSPQHPFGTDNLGRDVLSRVLVGARVSLQVGLVAVGISLAAGLIIGLIAGYYAGAADAVLMRSMDVLFAFPAILLAIAVLAILGPGITNAMIAIGIVYTPIFARIVRAATMVATTQLYVLAARAVGAGDLRILVRHVVPNIAAPVIVQTSLSLAFAILAEAALSFLGLGVQRPDPAWGRMLAEGREFVGQAPWMGIFPGLAILGTVLAFNLVGDGLRDVLDPRQRSVVESRGRAG